A genomic segment from Meiothermus sp. CFH 77666 encodes:
- a CDS encoding N-acetylmuramoyl-L-alanine amidase → MRYILALVFCLASLGLAQPRVGTEDGLTRLVFGIPNEAKFSLSRSGNEVSIRFQGTPPRTLRILLNTPQVVGYRATPSPGGSTYVVTLRAGASYRTLELANPRRLVLEVKSKTPTTTARPRSTSRAPAPVVVLDPGHGGIDPGAVGFVHEEEAVLEVALRTKRLLEARGVRVILTRSADRHLSANKATDLGLRAAMADSKRTLFVSIHANAAERAAQGIEVYYFGETIDQRLLSKAILENGGGALGQRLTREAQSVAQRLMRDLIAQANLKFSEQLALKTLRSLVRETGAVSRGVHTAPFYVIRNARIPAILVEIGFVNHPVEGKKLATGAYRQQLANGLAGGIMAFLNSGNAQR, encoded by the coding sequence GACTGGCTCAACCTCGAGTGGGCACCGAAGACGGCCTGACCCGACTGGTATTTGGCATACCAAACGAAGCAAAATTTAGCCTGAGCCGCTCAGGCAACGAGGTCTCCATTCGCTTCCAGGGCACCCCGCCCCGAACCTTACGGATCTTACTCAACACGCCGCAGGTAGTCGGCTATCGAGCCACCCCCAGTCCGGGTGGCTCGACTTACGTGGTGACGCTGCGGGCGGGCGCCAGCTACCGCACCCTCGAGCTTGCCAACCCCCGCCGTCTGGTGCTGGAGGTGAAGAGCAAAACCCCAACCACCACCGCCCGGCCCCGGAGCACGTCAAGGGCGCCCGCACCCGTGGTGGTTCTGGACCCTGGACATGGCGGCATTGACCCTGGAGCAGTAGGGTTTGTGCATGAGGAAGAGGCTGTGCTGGAAGTGGCCCTCCGCACCAAAAGGCTTCTCGAGGCCAGGGGCGTGCGGGTTATCCTGACGCGCAGCGCCGATAGGCACCTCTCGGCCAACAAGGCCACCGACCTTGGCCTGCGGGCAGCCATGGCCGATAGCAAGCGCACGCTGTTTGTTTCTATCCACGCCAATGCCGCCGAACGGGCCGCGCAGGGGATTGAGGTGTACTACTTTGGCGAGACCATTGACCAACGGCTCCTATCCAAAGCCATCCTGGAGAACGGTGGCGGTGCGCTGGGGCAGCGCCTGACCCGTGAGGCCCAGAGCGTGGCCCAGCGCCTCATGCGCGACCTGATCGCCCAGGCCAACCTCAAGTTTTCCGAGCAGCTGGCGCTCAAAACCTTGCGCTCGCTGGTGCGCGAAACCGGCGCGGTGAGCCGGGGTGTGCATACCGCGCCGTTCTACGTAATCCGCAACGCCCGTATTCCGGCCATTCTGGTGGAGATTGGCTTTGTCAACCACCCGGTTGAAGGCAAAAAGCTGGCCACCGGCGCCTACCGCCAGCAGCTTGCCAATGGACTGGCCGGGGGCATTATGGCTTTCTTGAACAGTGGCAATGCCCAGCGCTAG